A region from the Candidatus Neomarinimicrobiota bacterium genome encodes:
- a CDS encoding PAS domain-containing protein, with product MTVKQKTRKERIESLLSKISKGENPNAQSGLTNADFLTMFQEIVSKNIQIENLERDLGLVKEKVVQFQSDRTDFQNSISELIETQRISEAIQSSRDPESVILVLMSFLKDLLSPKEFGFQIKVKDLFSDKSVKMYKSQHIYKTINKLKEDGIIDWALSEANPIIIPDMGNSSKNNESSIVIIPLATSDVKIGTVVLSLAKPANYFSAIDIRVLSVLANHAAIAIDNIRLNLETERTKVFLEGLIGSSPLPIFVTSDNDNIMFINPSAGEFLGISPDDFQGKNIANVFEGGIESVNEVRNTIESEGSVVGIRINLINTDGKIYPVSLTATELVSNDIKSNNFLWLCESLEEKDALDDERIKSEKLRVLYNTVVALNHEINNPLTVMNGNLMLLETLLSSEDEKTLKILGAAVKASKRIEDVTNKLTNINKIEFSKYGNGVEMLNLE from the coding sequence ATGACCGTAAAGCAAAAAACCAGAAAAGAAAGAATAGAATCTCTCCTATCAAAGATTTCCAAGGGAGAAAATCCTAACGCGCAGAGCGGCTTAACAAACGCGGATTTTCTAACCATGTTTCAGGAAATCGTCTCGAAAAACATTCAAATCGAAAATTTGGAAAGGGATTTGGGCTTAGTTAAGGAAAAAGTTGTTCAGTTCCAATCTGACAGAACGGATTTTCAAAATTCTATCTCTGAACTCATTGAGACTCAAAGAATTTCAGAAGCTATCCAATCAAGTAGAGACCCAGAAAGCGTTATATTGGTGCTTATGTCGTTTCTGAAAGATCTCCTAAGCCCTAAGGAGTTCGGGTTTCAGATAAAAGTTAAAGACCTGTTTTCAGATAAATCAGTGAAAATGTATAAATCCCAACATATATATAAAACGATAAATAAGCTCAAAGAAGATGGAATAATTGATTGGGCTTTATCGGAAGCAAATCCGATTATCATTCCTGATATGGGTAATTCGAGTAAAAATAACGAAAGTTCGATAGTGATTATTCCTCTGGCTACGAGTGATGTGAAAATCGGGACAGTAGTGTTGAGTTTAGCAAAACCGGCTAATTATTTTAGCGCAATTGATATTAGAGTGCTTTCGGTTCTCGCGAATCATGCAGCTATCGCGATAGATAATATACGTCTTAATTTAGAAACGGAGCGCACAAAAGTCTTTTTAGAAGGTTTGATAGGAAGTTCTCCGCTACCAATATTCGTTACTTCTGATAATGATAATATTATGTTCATCAATCCAAGCGCGGGAGAATTTTTAGGTATTTCTCCTGACGATTTTCAAGGGAAAAATATTGCAAATGTTTTTGAAGGAGGTATAGAGTCGGTTAACGAGGTTAGAAATACAATAGAGTCAGAGGGGAGCGTGGTAGGAATTCGCATAAATCTTATAAATACGGATGGGAAGATTTATCCCGTATCGTTAACAGCAACGGAGCTCGTGAGTAATGATATAAAATCGAATAATTTTCTCTGGTTGTGCGAAAGTCTTGAAGAAAAAGATGCTCTTGATGACGAAAGAATTAAATCAGAAAAACTGCGGGTTCTATATAACACGGTTGTTGCCCTAAATCACGAGATCAATAATCCGCTAACCGTGATGAACGGTAATCTTATGCTACTTGAAACACTGCTAAGCAGTGAGGACGAAAAGACATTAAAAATCCTCGGGGCTGCTGTCAAAGCAAGTAAAAGAATCGAGGACGTTACTAATAAACTTACGAATATTAATAAAATAGAGTTTTCAAAATACGGTAATGG
- a CDS encoding HDOD domain-containing protein, whose translation MDISRKEAIKEKILNTEDLPTLPSTVAKILELVDNPKTTAGMLSDLINTDPVLAAKVLKVANSAFFGFPKRISTLNLAIVILGFSSLKHLCLSVGVMNLWDGSDNESGLDMNGFWSHSIATGVAAKLLARKVRYEIPGEAFVAGLIHDIGKLLLNDLVDEYQDVLKESEKKEISLSEIEEDMLGVGHDQVGGWLIERWNLPPELVESIANHHSSNGIHDNPLYKILRSADSLAHHAKIGNSGNYVPTSFEKEVTKLYSDIGVAQSEINIDEIVVEYENELENSKAFFNLTANK comes from the coding sequence ATGGACATAAGCAGAAAAGAAGCAATAAAGGAAAAAATCCTCAACACGGAAGATCTGCCCACATTACCATCTACGGTAGCCAAGATACTCGAATTGGTTGATAACCCGAAAACTACAGCAGGTATGTTGAGCGATTTGATTAACACTGACCCTGTTCTCGCGGCGAAGGTTTTAAAAGTAGCAAATTCAGCATTTTTCGGATTTCCTAAAAGAATAAGCACCCTGAATCTCGCAATTGTCATTTTAGGATTCAGTTCACTGAAACATCTTTGTCTTAGTGTCGGGGTTATGAATTTATGGGACGGATCGGATAACGAATCCGGATTAGATATGAACGGGTTTTGGTCGCATTCGATAGCTACAGGTGTAGCGGCTAAATTGCTTGCAAGAAAAGTAAGGTATGAAATTCCTGGAGAAGCATTTGTCGCCGGTCTAATTCATGATATCGGAAAATTATTATTAAATGATTTAGTGGATGAATATCAGGATGTTTTAAAAGAATCCGAAAAGAAGGAAATCTCTCTTTCCGAAATTGAGGAGGATATGCTGGGAGTTGGGCATGATCAGGTGGGGGGATGGTTGATTGAACGGTGGAATCTTCCACCTGAATTAGTAGAATCGATCGCAAATCATCATAGCTCGAACGGAATTCATGATAATCCGTTATATAAAATATTACGGTCAGCGGATTCTCTCGCGCATCATGCGAAAATCGGAAATTCAGGAAATTATGTTCCTACCAGTTTTGAAAAAGAAGTGACTAAATTATACTCTGATATCGGAGTCGCTCAATCAGAGATCAATATCGATGAGATAGTTGTTGAATACGAAAATGAACTGGAAAATTCAAAAGCGTTTTTCAATTTGACTGCAAATAAATGA
- a CDS encoding FliA/WhiG family RNA polymerase sigma factor, whose product MSSWAETTENSHDTLWETYEETKSEKIRERLLLNYLPLVRQIAGGIIGKLPSSVSVDEMIDAGVIGLLESIDRFDKKAEVKFETYAFTRVRGAMMDELRKMDWAPRSLRDKSKRVEEAKKRLVEKNGRQPSNSELAEELDIPLQKYYQLSKEISAINPISLDQEMTSGEGETTNMYDIIPDKDVISPVEDMEDKELKAQMVSEIEKLPKKEKLVVALYYYEELTLREIGEILNLSESRVSQIHSKVVKDLKNRLSL is encoded by the coding sequence ATGTCTTCGTGGGCGGAAACAACTGAAAATTCTCATGACACTTTGTGGGAAACATATGAAGAGACAAAAAGTGAAAAAATCAGGGAAAGGCTTCTCTTGAATTATCTTCCCCTTGTTCGGCAAATCGCCGGCGGCATCATCGGTAAATTGCCTTCAAGCGTATCTGTAGACGAAATGATTGATGCAGGTGTCATAGGGTTGTTGGAATCCATTGATAGATTCGATAAAAAGGCAGAAGTGAAATTCGAGACCTATGCTTTCACAAGAGTGCGCGGAGCTATGATGGACGAACTTCGTAAAATGGATTGGGCTCCAAGGTCCTTGAGAGATAAAAGTAAAAGAGTTGAAGAAGCCAAAAAGAGATTGGTGGAAAAGAACGGCAGACAGCCGAGTAATTCTGAGTTAGCAGAAGAGCTTGACATTCCTTTGCAAAAATATTACCAACTTTCAAAGGAAATCAGCGCTATTAATCCCATCTCTCTTGACCAGGAAATGACTTCGGGCGAAGGAGAAACAACCAATATGTATGACATAATTCCGGATAAAGATGTCATTTCTCCCGTTGAAGATATGGAGGATAAAGAATTAAAGGCTCAGATGGTCAGTGAAATCGAGAAACTTCCCAAAAAAGAAAAATTGGTTGTTGCGCTCTACTATTACGAAGAACTTACTTTACGAGAAATTGGAGAGATATTAAATTTATCAGAATCCAGAGTATCACAAATCCATTCCAAGGTAGTGAAGGATTTAAAAAACAGGCTAAGCCTGTAA
- a CDS encoding P-loop NTPase codes for MDQATSLRDEFRESEMSFSISPNSGGRVYLIASGKGGVGKSLLSVNMAYTLGSADSPVLLIDADSHGSHLDMMIGSNPSKRLDDVVYGRESILNVIDRSYAGVHLIAGADGFPLDRNFDIEMRRIVCDNMNRFTSEYPFVIIDGGSSELENLELFSRISTSIILISTPELTSITDTYALAKYLIIKLGDDIDIQVIINKSRNEDESREIASRLNLMTENFLQQKISYAGSVSSMNEFGESVENQNPAVLSDKFGVINKMFTKVLENLRKNERGNIVELDLMETTGE; via the coding sequence ATGGATCAGGCAACTTCATTAAGAGACGAATTTAGGGAAAGCGAGATGAGCTTTTCCATATCTCCAAATTCCGGAGGAAGAGTGTATCTGATAGCGAGCGGTAAGGGAGGCGTAGGAAAAAGTTTACTGTCAGTGAATATGGCATACACATTGGGTTCTGCGGATTCCCCCGTTCTGCTCATCGATGCCGATTCGCATGGCTCTCACCTTGATATGATGATTGGAAGCAATCCTTCGAAAAGATTAGATGATGTGGTGTACGGTAGGGAATCAATCCTAAACGTCATTGATAGGTCATATGCGGGAGTACATCTGATAGCCGGAGCGGACGGGTTTCCTTTAGATAGGAATTTTGACATTGAAATGCGAAGGATAGTGTGCGATAATATGAACCGGTTTACTTCAGAATATCCATTCGTAATTATTGATGGTGGCTCGTCAGAACTGGAGAATCTCGAATTATTTTCGAGAATATCCACATCAATAATACTTATCAGTACGCCTGAACTTACTTCTATCACAGATACCTATGCTCTTGCAAAATATTTAATAATAAAGCTCGGCGATGATATTGATATTCAGGTAATAATCAATAAGTCGCGAAATGAAGACGAAAGCAGAGAAATAGCGTCGCGGCTCAATTTAATGACTGAAAATTTTTTGCAACAAAAAATATCCTACGCCGGCTCTGTAAGCTCAATGAATGAATTCGGAGAATCTGTAGAAAATCAAAATCCGGCCGTTCTCAGCGATAAATTCGGGGTTATAAACAAAATGTTTACAAAGGTATTAGAAAATCTTCGAAAGAACGAAAGGGGAAATATAGTGGAATTGGATTTAATGGAAACAACAGGTGAATGA
- the flhF gene encoding flagellar biosynthesis protein FlhF, with product MKVQKFTGSTMREALLEVTKELGKEAVILQSRKVTEGGLMGLGTRNLVEVTAALDKNFPGSNRSVRTGSSGFIPPAPIAPANDEQNKKQELRLIGLVNQVESLQSTLFEMSNRLQYPNTPALPDPFGVYYTKMANSGMELDTISKVLIKSYESMGGKDLADIPAIERRIKSNIANLLKTKVPKKLSVKEPYKTVVIGPTGVGKTTTIAKLAASARLYKKLNVALITTDTFRIAATDQLRAFADILKIPMEVVYSDSEMRKAIGVHAEKDAIFIDTTGRSPEDANNINDLLKIVSSAKPHHVHMVLSSSTDKDSQHRALKGFGKMNIDSLIFTKLDESAKPGSILDVALESRKPISYLTNGQNVPQDIKVWNVNGFVDGIIKD from the coding sequence ATGAAAGTTCAAAAATTTACAGGTAGTACAATGAGAGAAGCCCTTTTAGAGGTAACTAAAGAATTGGGCAAAGAAGCTGTTATCCTTCAATCAAGAAAGGTAACTGAAGGAGGTTTGATGGGACTTGGAACCCGGAATTTAGTTGAAGTCACTGCCGCACTCGATAAAAATTTTCCGGGCAGTAACAGGTCAGTCCGAACAGGCAGCAGTGGATTTATTCCGCCTGCTCCGATCGCTCCAGCTAACGACGAGCAAAATAAAAAACAGGAGCTAAGGCTTATCGGATTGGTAAATCAAGTGGAGAGTTTGCAAAGTACATTGTTTGAGATGTCAAATCGTCTTCAGTATCCTAATACTCCCGCCCTACCTGATCCGTTCGGTGTCTATTACACTAAAATGGCTAACAGCGGTATGGAATTGGACACTATCAGCAAAGTTTTGATAAAATCATACGAAAGTATGGGCGGCAAAGATTTAGCGGATATACCCGCCATTGAGAGAAGAATAAAATCAAACATAGCGAATCTATTAAAAACAAAGGTGCCTAAAAAGCTAAGTGTTAAAGAGCCTTATAAAACAGTCGTTATCGGTCCAACAGGAGTTGGTAAAACAACTACAATCGCCAAGTTAGCCGCGTCGGCAAGGCTATACAAAAAATTAAATGTTGCGCTGATAACAACGGATACTTTCAGGATTGCTGCCACAGACCAGCTTAGAGCTTTCGCCGATATCCTCAAGATACCGATGGAGGTTGTTTACTCCGACAGTGAAATGCGTAAGGCTATAGGAGTGCATGCCGAGAAGGACGCAATATTTATTGATACGACGGGCAGAAGTCCTGAAGACGCAAATAATATAAACGATTTACTCAAAATAGTAAGTTCAGCCAAACCACATCATGTTCATATGGTTCTCAGTTCCTCTACTGATAAGGATTCACAGCATCGGGCTTTAAAGGGATTCGGAAAAATGAATATTGACAGTCTGATATTCACAAAACTCGACGAGTCAGCCAAGCCGGGGTCAATATTAGATGTAGCATTAGAAAGCCGGAAACCAATTTCATATCTGACTAATGGACAAAATGTGCCTCAGGATATTAAGGTTTGGAATGTAAACGGATTTGTTGACGGAATTATAAAAGACTAA